One Fusobacterium ulcerans DNA segment encodes these proteins:
- a CDS encoding hemagglutinin repeat-containing protein — MENKELTAVNADINLTGNLKTESIKAVENLNIKGKNIENTGTIAANKKVQIESADISNKGDISADEIKINNKNNVVNEKNITASIVDITSKSLVNKEEIQGEILNLKILDSFNNNGILLGKNITLNAGKVINTSTIYGEKYLTITADKYTNKNSGVTAGEILTLNSNIENDGNILGEKVIFTGTEIKNIGSITGEDTLHITSNLNNSGTIQGKNLVSITGNIDNSKNIKSEKVLNISGNVINTGYIYGENADVVGNITNSGDILSLSNMKISGNIINNKNLNSGDKLILLSSNILNNDRISALDLSVTGVRLVNKGMITGEKGIFNIDDIENYGTLYGKNTLSITGNNLINNKLIQGSKDLYINSQNIENKDDLFARNNISLIAISLDNIGRIIGDGNLTFNTSNLFTNSNLIQGNNIKVTGIDNSGKIVAKEEIEAVEIKNNGTISALKNLKSNKLSNLLLGKTILGENLTLEEELLNKGIISVKGDMTAKNVSNTGSIISDKNIVLKELNNNSGTIEGKNINIINIGILNNQSGKIKVFDNDSVLHVKALDINNNSGEVHAQGTVDLNIAGNLILTGSYIGNNLLKITANSLTSNINLENVGDIVVNLSGDLLNNNKFVSGNNITITAKDLINNKTLGSIGNFNIVLTGKLDNLDSIILGNGNNIITTAENVNNSGFLTSQNSLTVNSKDLVNNGQIASGNVLILNSNNITNNNFALLYSKENMFITAKKDLVNNKGDIYSGNNAEIKVLGKVQNNAATIEAIGDIYIEAAQIENLGEVTGSHFITGKIPASAVTTNVSQQEKDKIKDKFLNLIDEMNEGKDDKYEKAYFDSTELEWIDEIESNYTSKMAYISSGKNITLKTTGDVINREGNILADKDINIAANILKNENFVVDVTTNSQWKSKYYTYSISEGGDYGGDNSEHGGSGGGGALRKVYHEDLKLIEPFIQKVGTDKATKISAGNNINISAVQVGNGVQSSDSNVVNSKNINVGQVILNSSNIGKTGTINTENFITIPEGDKGLFVVNKDLVNSSGISVSEKDKITVGNGEVVFNNNSVSNNKTPGFSYLIESNVKFTDMGYYMGSDYFFGKIGFNPEKNIRLLGDAFYESRVVNRAILESTGKRYLNGAVNEKEQMQILLDNSIKAMEDFNLSIGTALTKEQINNLKSDIIWYVEEEVNGVNVLVPKVYLSKETLASLGNNQTGMMAGNGINISAVEVNNTGNIKSSGSITINAEKILNKSVLGDFKALIAGNDIEIVSVNDIKNIGAEISADNNISLESIKGSIWNTSTSRENTNLNDIVIGSFENVGEIKAGNNISIAAADTVRNTGAVIEANEDIGVVSNNIVLDTIQINNSVNKEKYQKETKENIGGSVSGNNILLVADNNIEIKGSDLESTKSITMLGNEINIESVENYSYEKNGSGKNYTIKEKVNNIGSAVTGENISISADKNINIKGSDIIADSELRLKAGEDVNLTASIDSDYYEHQESKKKSFGRGKSKTEVKYSTSHNGANLIGENVSIESGKDTVIIGSNIQAGPEGSAVINAGGDIVQAAVKDINYSYKKTTKTGFLGLTGSSKSTEQYKEEAVKSNTISGIGGTSYDAGNGILLEGVTVVSTGNITLKGKEVSINPVETQAYQEEIKKKKGFSSSFSGGTASFSYGKSKDEIKTTQTTNTASTIVSQGEVDIEATEGKAVLKSVDIYGETGIDIKGHEGVELIVAKDKTTVDEKHKSSSIGVSVGVAGSIKTTIDNVRDIDKLTDFGGNSYDIANTASDLVGAIKEGAEAFSKIKNDGQQEDNKAHTGMKVISTDINNYITVSAGVNKSKSEYHSSSESTVKNKLESKGDINISSDAGSVIIEGTDIKTEKDLNLSASKDVVVKSSKDEYSSSSSSSSKGLNADLTVSTNPETSLLGSVTASQNKGKGNSEGTVNINSKFEVRGTHKVEAGEKVIYEGANVEAGRVEIKGEEVIIASSKDTEKSSSKNSNSSIKVTPGAPGFSGEINVGHREGNGEKEWVSDQTSIIAKEGGIIESKDFTNSGAIIGSESEENKLIVKAENITVEHLKDKDTNKVSGGGINIKGTGVPNLSVVTGGQDKRQDTNATAVNTDFIVKGDNKTAEELGFNTDLDKAQVITKDEDKVLDAELHTDLLNQSEREKIADLGVNLSEIIQSIVSSDSGGVLNTYKAHKYGRLLEAHINKDPRYKGLLGDPNISIEDKQRVLNAAVNTFLTSRGYKGPKVDVLIGEESLSTRGKVVISKEKLNGLSFLEDLGHELGHLVSYDDGKEDTAKIVEGKMGTLEETDTQGKYNDYLEILKEEYKNLKTEEETREWLATIPDNEKEYKFNQAIRGLALENWAKNNLGHQFGIIVPDDQNEFFENGTLKQKYKDMGYPEPEKIGDNYGWTLAGHSYKTKVQENGKEKNKNYLVVKFNETEDINSAKDLILNEANNAYKEKLNPKDLIILGKTDTEMIKQVFNSALNYQKNTKNTPVNYKILGPNCNTWFFNLSESTNIQNNISNFGGGFTDPGAKKELDRNVWKNGETK; from the coding sequence ATGGAGAATAAGGAATTAACAGCTGTTAATGCTGATATAAATTTAACGGGCAACTTAAAAACAGAATCTATTAAAGCTGTTGAAAATTTAAATATAAAAGGAAAAAATATAGAAAATACTGGTACTATAGCTGCCAATAAAAAAGTGCAAATAGAAAGTGCTGATATTTCAAATAAAGGAGATATAAGTGCTGATGAAATAAAGATAAATAATAAAAATAATGTTGTAAATGAAAAAAATATAACAGCTTCTATAGTAGATATAACTTCAAAATCATTAGTTAATAAAGAAGAAATTCAGGGAGAGATATTAAATTTAAAAATATTAGATTCTTTTAATAATAATGGAATTTTATTAGGAAAAAATATTACATTAAATGCTGGTAAAGTAATAAATACATCTACCATATATGGAGAAAAATATTTAACAATAACAGCAGATAAATATACAAATAAAAATTCAGGAGTGACAGCAGGTGAAATTCTTACTTTAAATAGTAATATTGAAAATGATGGAAATATATTAGGAGAAAAGGTAATATTTACTGGAACAGAAATAAAGAATATAGGAAGTATCACAGGAGAGGATACTCTTCATATTACTTCTAATTTGAATAATAGTGGAACTATTCAGGGAAAAAATCTAGTAAGTATTACTGGAAATATTGATAACAGTAAAAATATAAAGAGTGAAAAAGTATTAAATATATCTGGAAATGTAATAAATACTGGATATATATATGGTGAAAATGCTGATGTAGTAGGAAATATAACTAATAGTGGAGATATTTTATCACTCTCAAATATGAAGATATCAGGAAATATAATTAATAACAAGAATCTAAATAGTGGAGATAAACTTATTCTATTAAGCAGTAATATTCTTAATAATGATAGAATATCAGCTTTAGATCTTTCTGTTACAGGAGTTAGACTTGTAAATAAAGGAATGATAACTGGAGAAAAAGGAATATTTAATATTGATGACATAGAAAATTATGGAACTCTTTATGGAAAGAATACTCTTTCTATTACAGGGAATAATCTTATCAATAATAAACTTATTCAAGGATCTAAGGATCTATATATAAATTCACAAAATATAGAAAATAAAGATGATTTATTTGCAAGAAATAACATTTCTTTGATAGCTATATCTTTAGATAATATCGGAAGAATAATTGGAGATGGAAATTTAACATTTAATACTAGCAATTTATTTACTAACTCTAATCTTATCCAAGGAAATAATATAAAAGTAACTGGAATAGATAATAGTGGGAAAATCGTTGCTAAAGAGGAAATTGAAGCTGTAGAAATAAAAAACAATGGAACAATCTCAGCTTTAAAAAACCTTAAAAGTAATAAATTATCAAACTTACTTCTTGGAAAAACTATTCTAGGAGAAAATCTTACTTTAGAAGAGGAGCTTTTAAATAAAGGAATCATTTCAGTAAAAGGAGATATGACAGCTAAAAATGTTTCTAATACTGGAAGTATAATTTCAGATAAAAATATAGTATTAAAAGAATTGAATAACAACAGTGGGACTATTGAGGGAAAAAATATTAACATAATAAATATTGGAATCCTTAATAATCAATCAGGAAAGATAAAAGTTTTTGACAATGATTCAGTATTGCATGTAAAAGCACTTGATATTAATAATAATTCTGGTGAAGTTCACGCTCAGGGAACTGTTGATTTAAATATAGCTGGAAACTTAATTCTTACAGGAAGCTATATAGGAAATAATCTTTTAAAAATAACTGCAAATTCTTTGACTTCAAATATTAATCTAGAAAATGTTGGAGATATAGTAGTTAATTTATCTGGTGATTTGCTGAATAATAATAAATTTGTCAGTGGAAATAATATTACTATAACTGCAAAAGATTTAATAAATAATAAAACTTTAGGTAGTATAGGAAATTTTAATATTGTACTTACAGGAAAATTAGATAATCTAGACAGTATAATTCTTGGAAATGGAAATAATATAATAACAACTGCTGAAAATGTAAATAACAGCGGATTTTTAACTTCGCAGAATAGTTTAACAGTAAACTCAAAAGATTTAGTAAATAATGGACAGATAGCTTCTGGGAATGTCCTTATTTTAAATTCAAATAATATAACAAATAATAATTTTGCTCTTTTGTATTCTAAAGAAAATATGTTTATAACAGCAAAAAAAGATCTTGTAAATAATAAAGGAGATATATATTCTGGAAATAATGCAGAAATAAAAGTTTTAGGAAAAGTACAGAATAATGCAGCAACAATAGAGGCTATAGGAGATATCTATATAGAAGCAGCCCAGATAGAAAATCTTGGAGAAGTAACAGGAAGTCATTTTATCACTGGAAAAATTCCTGCTTCAGCTGTAACTACAAATGTAAGTCAACAGGAAAAAGATAAGATAAAAGATAAGTTCTTAAATTTAATTGACGAAATGAATGAAGGAAAAGATGATAAATATGAAAAAGCTTATTTCGATTCAACGGAATTAGAATGGATAGATGAAATAGAAAGTAATTATACAAGTAAAATGGCATATATTTCATCAGGGAAAAATATTACTCTTAAAACTACTGGAGATGTAATAAACAGAGAAGGGAATATTTTAGCAGATAAAGATATAAATATAGCAGCAAATATTTTAAAAAATGAAAATTTTGTGGTAGATGTTACTACTAATTCTCAATGGAAATCCAAATATTATACATATTCTATTTCTGAAGGTGGAGACTATGGAGGAGACAATAGTGAACATGGAGGAAGTGGTGGCGGTGGTGCCTTGAGAAAAGTTTACCATGAAGATTTGAAACTAATAGAACCATTTATTCAGAAAGTAGGAACTGACAAAGCTACAAAAATATCAGCAGGAAATAATATAAATATATCTGCTGTTCAAGTAGGAAATGGAGTACAATCAAGTGATTCAAATGTGGTAAATTCTAAAAATATAAATGTAGGACAAGTTATACTAAACAGCAGTAATATTGGAAAAACTGGAACTATTAATACAGAAAACTTTATTACAATACCAGAAGGAGACAAAGGACTGTTTGTTGTAAATAAAGATTTAGTAAATTCAAGTGGAATTTCAGTATCTGAAAAAGATAAGATAACTGTAGGAAATGGAGAGGTAGTATTTAATAACAATTCAGTTTCAAATAATAAAACTCCAGGTTTTTCATATTTAATAGAATCAAATGTTAAATTTACAGATATGGGATATTACATGGGCTCTGATTATTTCTTTGGAAAAATAGGTTTTAACCCTGAGAAAAATATAAGGCTTCTTGGAGATGCTTTTTATGAATCAAGAGTGGTAAACAGAGCTATTCTTGAAAGTACAGGAAAGAGATATCTAAATGGAGCAGTAAATGAAAAAGAACAGATGCAGATATTATTAGATAATTCCATAAAAGCTATGGAAGATTTTAATCTGTCTATTGGAACAGCGCTTACAAAAGAACAGATAAATAACCTTAAAAGTGATATCATATGGTATGTAGAAGAAGAAGTTAATGGAGTAAATGTTCTTGTACCTAAAGTATATCTATCTAAAGAAACTCTTGCATCACTTGGCAATAATCAAACTGGAATGATGGCAGGGAATGGAATAAATATATCAGCTGTTGAGGTTAATAATACAGGAAACATAAAATCTAGTGGAAGCATTACTATAAATGCAGAGAAAATTTTGAATAAATCTGTATTGGGTGATTTCAAAGCATTGATTGCAGGAAATGATATAGAAATAGTTTCTGTAAATGATATCAAGAATATAGGAGCTGAAATATCAGCAGATAATAATATATCTTTAGAATCTATAAAGGGAAGTATATGGAATACAAGTACATCAAGAGAGAATACAAATCTAAATGATATAGTAATTGGAAGCTTTGAAAATGTAGGTGAAATAAAGGCGGGGAATAATATTTCTATAGCTGCTGCTGATACAGTAAGAAATACTGGTGCTGTAATTGAAGCAAATGAAGATATTGGTGTTGTATCAAATAATATAGTTTTAGATACAATTCAAATAAATAATAGTGTGAATAAAGAAAAATATCAAAAAGAAACAAAAGAAAACATTGGGGGTTCTGTTTCTGGAAATAATATTCTTCTTGTAGCAGATAATAATATAGAAATAAAGGGATCTGATCTAGAATCAACTAAGAGTATTACTATGCTTGGAAACGAAATAAACATAGAAAGTGTAGAAAACTATTCTTATGAAAAAAATGGAAGTGGAAAAAATTATACTATAAAAGAAAAAGTAAATAATATAGGAAGTGCAGTAACAGGAGAAAATATTTCTATTTCAGCAGATAAAAATATTAATATAAAAGGTTCAGATATAATTGCTGACAGTGAACTTAGGTTAAAAGCTGGAGAAGATGTAAATCTTACAGCTTCAATAGACAGTGACTATTATGAGCATCAAGAAAGTAAAAAGAAAAGTTTTGGAAGAGGAAAATCAAAAACAGAGGTAAAATATAGTACTTCTCATAATGGAGCTAATCTCATTGGAGAAAATGTAAGTATAGAAAGTGGTAAAGATACAGTCATAATAGGAAGTAATATTCAAGCTGGACCTGAAGGAAGTGCTGTAATAAATGCAGGTGGAGATATTGTACAGGCAGCTGTGAAAGATATAAATTACAGCTATAAGAAAACTACTAAAACAGGGTTTCTAGGGCTTACAGGAAGTTCAAAATCTACTGAACAATATAAGGAAGAAGCTGTAAAATCAAATACAATATCAGGAATAGGTGGGACAAGTTATGATGCAGGAAATGGAATTCTTTTAGAAGGAGTAACAGTTGTATCAACTGGAAATATAACTTTAAAAGGAAAAGAAGTATCTATCAACCCTGTGGAAACACAGGCATATCAAGAAGAAATTAAAAAGAAAAAAGGATTCAGCAGCTCATTTAGTGGAGGAACTGCTAGCTTTTCATATGGAAAATCAAAAGATGAGATAAAAACTACACAGACTACTAATACAGCCTCTACAATAGTATCTCAAGGAGAGGTAGATATAGAAGCTACAGAAGGAAAAGCTGTATTAAAATCAGTAGATATCTATGGAGAAACAGGAATAGATATCAAAGGTCATGAAGGTGTAGAATTAATTGTTGCAAAAGATAAGACAACAGTAGATGAAAAACATAAATCAAGCAGTATAGGAGTATCTGTAGGAGTAGCAGGCTCAATAAAAACTACAATAGATAATGTAAGAGATATAGATAAACTTACAGACTTCGGTGGAAATAGTTATGATATAGCAAATACAGCATCAGATTTAGTAGGAGCTATTAAAGAAGGTGCAGAAGCATTTTCAAAAATAAAAAACGATGGACAGCAAGAAGACAATAAAGCCCATACAGGAATGAAAGTAATTTCAACAGATATAAATAATTATATAACTGTAAGTGCTGGAGTAAACAAGAGTAAATCTGAATATCATTCTTCAAGTGAATCAACAGTAAAAAATAAACTTGAATCTAAAGGAGATATAAATATCAGCTCTGATGCTGGAAGTGTAATAATAGAAGGAACAGATATAAAGACAGAAAAAGATTTAAATCTATCAGCATCTAAAGATGTTGTGGTAAAATCTAGTAAAGATGAATATTCATCATCTAGCAGTTCTTCTTCTAAGGGTCTGAATGCAGATTTAACAGTTTCAACTAACCCTGAAACTTCTCTATTAGGAAGTGTAACAGCTTCTCAAAATAAAGGAAAAGGAAATAGTGAAGGAACTGTAAATATAAATTCTAAATTTGAAGTAAGAGGAACACATAAGGTAGAAGCTGGAGAAAAAGTAATATATGAAGGAGCCAATGTAGAAGCTGGAAGAGTGGAGATAAAAGGAGAGGAAGTAATAATTGCCTCTTCAAAAGATACTGAGAAGTCAAGCAGCAAAAATAGCAATAGCAGTATAAAAGTAACTCCAGGAGCCCCAGGTTTTTCTGGTGAAATTAATGTTGGACATAGAGAAGGCAATGGAGAAAAAGAGTGGGTAAGTGACCAGACTTCTATAATTGCAAAAGAAGGAGGGATAATTGAAAGTAAAGATTTTACTAACAGTGGAGCAATAATAGGTTCTGAAAGTGAAGAAAATAAACTGATAGTAAAAGCTGAAAATATAACAGTAGAACATTTAAAAGATAAAGATACAAATAAAGTAAGTGGTGGAGGAATCAACATAAAAGGAACAGGAGTTCCAAACTTATCAGTAGTAACAGGAGGGCAGGATAAGAGGCAAGATACAAATGCAACAGCAGTAAATACAGATTTTATAGTAAAGGGAGATAATAAAACTGCTGAAGAGCTAGGATTTAATACAGACTTGGATAAAGCCCAAGTCATAACAAAAGATGAAGATAAAGTATTAGATGCAGAACTTCATACAGATTTATTAAATCAGTCAGAAAGAGAAAAGATAGCAGACTTAGGAGTAAACTTATCAGAAATAATTCAATCAATAGTAAGTTCTGATTCAGGAGGAGTTCTTAACACATATAAAGCACATAAGTATGGACGTTTACTTGAAGCACATATAAATAAAGATCCAAGGTATAAAGGACTACTAGGAGACCCTAATATATCAATAGAAGATAAACAAAGAGTATTAAATGCAGCAGTGAATACATTTCTTACTAGTAGAGGTTATAAAGGACCGAAAGTAGATGTTCTAATAGGAGAAGAAAGCCTTTCAACAAGAGGAAAAGTAGTTATAAGTAAAGAAAAACTTAATGGATTATCTTTCTTAGAAGATCTTGGACATGAATTAGGACATCTGGTATCATATGATGATGGAAAAGAAGATACAGCTAAGATAGTAGAAGGTAAAATGGGGACTTTAGAAGAAACAGATACTCAAGGAAAATACAATGACTACTTAGAAATTTTGAAAGAAGAGTATAAGAATTTAAAAACAGAAGAAGAAACAAGAGAATGGCTTGCAACTATTCCTGATAATGAGAAAGAATATAAGTTTAATCAAGCCATTAGAGGATTAGCTTTAGAAAATTGGGCAAAAAATAATCTTGGACACCAATTTGGAATAATAGTTCCAGATGATCAAAATGAGTTTTTTGAAAATGGAACATTAAAACAAAAATATAAAGACATGGGATATCCTGAACCAGAAAAAATAGGAGATAATTATGGTTGGACTCTAGCTGGTCATAGTTATAAAACAAAAGTACAAGAAAATGGTAAAGAAAAAAATAAAAATTATCTAGTAGTAAAGTTTAATGAAACAGAAGACATTAATTCAGCTAAAGATTTAATATTAAATGAAGCAAATAATGCTTATAAAGAAAAACTAAATCCAAAAGATTTAATTATTCTAGGGAAAACAGACACAGAAATGATTAAACAAGTTTTTAATTCTGCTTTAAATTACCAAAAAAATACTAAGAATACTCCTGTAAACTATAAAATCCTTGGTCCTAATTGCAATACATGGTTTTTTAATTTATCAGAAAGTACTAATATTCAAAATAATATTTCTAATTTTGGTGGAGGATTTACTGATCCAGGAGCTAAAAAGGAACTTGATCGAAATGTATGGAAGAATGGTGAAACGAAATGA
- a CDS encoding filamentous hemagglutinin N-terminal domain-containing protein produces the protein MEKLRNNFFKKLIIYSYIFLSIFTQPLLAAGVVKDQSRNQQVNVEKAPNGVPVVNINAPNKNGVSHNHFKEYNVGKEGILLNNSSKEFNKTQIGGIIQGNSNLNGREANVILTEVTGVNRSRIEGYTEIVGKSAEYILANPNGIYLNRAGFINTPRVILTTGKSITDELGNLKGFSIDDGTVVIGSQGIDGKNVRMVDIISRTAELNGAVYGGEEVNVVLGRNDYDHQTKKVTPKADKAGDKPKVALDAKALGSLYAGRIYLQSTEKGVGVNSQGEMLAGAGDFEVDVNGRLVLNDAQAKNDIKIKAENVEIQKRAITENNINIDTKDIVNTGTVAANKNINVKSSNIENKGNISRQCKDFF, from the coding sequence ATGGAAAAGTTACGAAATAATTTTTTCAAAAAATTAATAATTTACAGCTACATTTTTTTAAGTATTTTTACACAGCCGCTTCTTGCAGCAGGTGTAGTTAAAGATCAAAGTAGAAATCAACAGGTGAATGTAGAGAAAGCACCTAATGGAGTCCCAGTAGTAAATATCAATGCTCCTAATAAAAATGGAGTATCTCATAACCATTTTAAAGAATATAATGTTGGAAAAGAAGGAATTCTTCTTAATAACAGCAGTAAAGAGTTTAATAAAACTCAAATAGGTGGAATAATTCAGGGAAATTCCAACCTTAATGGAAGAGAAGCTAATGTAATTCTTACAGAAGTAACAGGAGTAAATAGAAGTAGAATAGAAGGATACACTGAAATAGTTGGAAAATCAGCTGAATATATCTTAGCAAACCCAAATGGGATATATTTAAATAGGGCAGGATTCATAAATACTCCAAGAGTCATACTTACAACTGGAAAATCTATAACAGATGAGCTAGGAAATTTAAAAGGTTTTTCTATAGATGATGGAACAGTAGTAATAGGAAGTCAGGGAATAGATGGAAAGAATGTAAGAATGGTAGATATTATTTCAAGAACAGCAGAACTGAATGGTGCAGTATATGGTGGAGAAGAAGTAAATGTTGTCTTGGGGAGAAATGATTATGATCACCAAACGAAAAAAGTAACACCAAAAGCGGATAAAGCAGGAGATAAACCTAAAGTGGCTCTGGATGCAAAAGCACTAGGGTCTCTTTATGCTGGAAGAATATATCTGCAAAGTACAGAAAAAGGTGTTGGAGTAAACAGCCAGGGGGAGATGCTTGCTGGAGCTGGAGATTTTGAAGTAGATGTTAATGGAAGACTAGTTCTTAATGACGCACAGGCTAAAAATGATATAAAAATAAAAGCAGAGAATGTTGAAATTCAAAAGAGAGCAATTACAGAAAATAATATTAATATTGATACAAAGGATATAGTAAATACTGGAACTGTAGCAGCAAATAAAAATATAAATGTAAAAAGTTCTAATATAGAAAATAAGGGAAATATCAGCAGACAGTGTAAAGATTTCTTCTAA
- a CDS encoding ShlB/FhaC/HecB family hemolysin secretion/activation protein, with product MEDSVYCFFVLSSISFSNSEEINREERRRHEEEIRKLEKAEAKDEIQLNELEENIEAIGDEIKSLEISGNTILKASEIEVLKKKYIGKIGGKNILNLMRELENLYLVKGYIAVRVKMDMDKADIPEGKIALKVLEGHIEEIRFKDESKGKLNVFSSFPTSKGDVLNINDLDQGIDNLNSVSSNNAKLDILAGETLGGSIIEIDNQRSKKISGAINYNDLGQKSTGRDRLKTSLIFEDIIGLNDSFTGTYQKKLGTSTKYKDNENFSFYYRIPIKYWEFSVSKDQSEYLSTIRSFAHTYESTGISKNINYSVRRIINRNSNGKTSVGVTLTNKETKNYFDGIKLITSSRKLSVLKVDVNHNRRLFNGVFYGNLTYHEGLDRFGAESDGEKGEYSPKAQFQKYTADISWYRPFNIGEQRFSYRVSLSGQYSDDILYSSEKLGIGDDTTVRGFKENSIMGDKGFYMRNEIGYNYKLLEPFIAYDYGRVKDVYKDEYYKKNGSEMSGASIGLRMYFNHFDMSFTYSKPLTAPSYIKKNTHEIYFTMSARF from the coding sequence ATGGAAGATAGTGTTTATTGTTTTTTTGTATTATCATCAATATCTTTTTCAAATTCTGAAGAAATTAATAGAGAAGAAAGAAGAAGACATGAGGAAGAGATAAGAAAACTAGAAAAAGCAGAAGCAAAGGATGAGATTCAATTAAATGAATTAGAAGAAAATATTGAAGCTATTGGAGATGAAATAAAAAGTCTTGAAATAAGTGGTAATACCATTTTAAAAGCTTCAGAAATAGAAGTCTTGAAAAAGAAGTATATTGGTAAAATAGGGGGAAAAAATATTCTTAATCTCATGAGAGAACTTGAGAACCTATATTTAGTTAAAGGGTATATTGCAGTAAGAGTAAAGATGGATATGGATAAAGCAGATATACCTGAAGGAAAAATAGCTTTAAAAGTTTTAGAAGGGCATATTGAAGAGATAAGATTCAAAGATGAAAGTAAGGGAAAACTTAATGTTTTTTCCTCTTTTCCTACTTCAAAAGGAGATGTATTAAATATTAATGACCTAGATCAAGGAATTGATAATTTGAATTCAGTATCTTCCAATAATGCCAAACTTGATATTTTGGCTGGAGAAACTCTTGGTGGCAGTATAATCGAGATTGATAATCAGAGAAGTAAAAAAATATCTGGTGCAATAAACTACAATGATTTAGGACAGAAATCAACAGGAAGGGACAGGCTGAAAACTTCACTTATCTTTGAAGATATTATAGGGTTAAATGATTCTTTTACAGGAACGTATCAGAAGAAGCTTGGAACAAGTACAAAATACAAAGATAATGAAAATTTTTCTTTCTATTACAGAATTCCAATAAAGTATTGGGAGTTTTCTGTATCTAAGGATCAATCTGAGTATCTTTCAACAATAAGATCATTTGCTCATACTTATGAATCTACAGGAATTTCAAAGAATATTAATTATTCAGTAAGAAGAATAATTAATAGAAATAGTAATGGAAAAACATCAGTTGGAGTAACTTTGACAAATAAAGAAACTAAAAACTATTTTGATGGAATCAAATTAATAACAAGTTCAAGAAAATTGTCAGTATTAAAAGTTGATGTAAATCATAATAGGAGACTCTTTAATGGAGTTTTTTATGGAAATCTAACTTATCATGAAGGACTAGATAGATTTGGTGCAGAAAGTGATGGAGAAAAGGGAGAATATTCTCCAAAAGCTCAATTTCAAAAATATACAGCAGACATAAGCTGGTATAGACCATTTAATATAGGAGAGCAAAGATTCTCATATAGAGTTTCCTTAAGTGGTCAATATTCAGATGATATACTTTATTCTTCAGAGAAATTAGGAATAGGTGATGATACTACAGTCAGAGGTTTTAAAGAAAATTCAATAATGGGTGATAAAGGCTTCTATATGAGAAATGAGATCGGATATAACTATAAGCTTTTAGAACCATTTATTGCTTATGACTATGGAAGAGTTAAAGATGTATATAAAGATGAGTATTACAAGAAAAATGGCAGTGAAATGAGTGGGGCTTCAATAGGTCTTAGAATGTATTTTAACCATTTTGATATGAGTTTTACATATTCAAAACCTTTAACAGCTCCATCATATATAAAGAAGAATACGCATGAAATATATTTTACTATGAGTGCTAGATTTTAG
- the smpB gene encoding SsrA-binding protein SmpB produces MILAGNKKAFFDYFIEDKFEAGIELVGSEVKSAKAGKISIKESFIRIINGEIFIMGMSIVPWGFGSVYNPDERRVRKLLLHKKEIKKLHEKVSQKGYTIVPLNVHMSKGYVKLEIALARGKKNYDKRESLAKKDVERDLQRMAKER; encoded by the coding sequence ATGATACTAGCAGGAAATAAGAAAGCATTTTTCGATTATTTCATAGAAGATAAATTTGAAGCCGGTATTGAGTTAGTAGGAAGTGAAGTAAAGTCTGCAAAAGCTGGGAAAATAAGCATAAAAGAATCTTTTATAAGAATAATAAATGGAGAAATTTTTATCATGGGAATGTCAATAGTTCCATGGGGATTCGGAAGTGTATATAACCCAGATGAAAGAAGAGTAAGAAAACTTCTTCTGCACAAGAAAGAAATAAAAAAACTTCATGAGAAAGTATCTCAAAAAGGATATACTATTGTTCCTTTGAATGTTCACATGTCTAAGGGATATGTAAAGCTGGAAATAGCTTTGGCAAGAGGTAAGAAAAACTATGATAAGAGAGAAAGTTTAGCTAAAAAAGATGTTGAAAGAGATCTTCAAAGAATGGCAAAAGAAAGATAG